One stretch of Lytechinus variegatus isolate NC3 chromosome 17, Lvar_3.0, whole genome shotgun sequence DNA includes these proteins:
- the LOC121430913 gene encoding adenosine 3'-phospho 5'-phosphosulfate transporter 2-like isoform X1: MKGMSNPHKPRLVGRVPANRALTTRQTSSSKLNDSFKYREAATYLMELPPSTTPQGTQPPGAPLKGTPSSIVTNGKHSVNIGGFADDAKGAKDSSNQRDVFYVVGLPISTWSTGAQFFFLMGSIFFFFIIYGYCQELIFSFEEFKSFGWYLTLTQFGCYTIFGLLATQVQSDNQRRIPLKTYILLSILTVTTMGMSNASLGYLNYPTQVIFKCCKLIPVMLGGVLIQGKPYGLTDTCAAICMSVGLIFFTLADSTVSPKFDRTGIILISLALCADAIIGNVQEKAMKAHRASSSEVVLYSYSIGFVFIFVGLVGHGSFLEAFWFCYQHPVKTYVYAVLFSLSGYLGIIFVLAMIRQFGALITVTVTTTRKTVTMVLSFLLFSKPFTMQYLWSGMLVIFGIFLNVYSKNKATINHWFSNKVRQLVIRLQHQPKSYPSAMTEV, from the exons GCATGTCGAATCCTCACAAGCCCCGGCTGGTTGGACGTGTCCCAGCAAACAGGGCTCTCACAACACGCCAGACGTCATCGTCCAAGCTCAACGACAGCTTCAAGTACCGCGAGGCAGCCACCTATCTCATGGAGCTGCCCCCTTCCACCACCCCACAGGGGACGCAGCCCCCTGGTGCGCCCCTCAAGGGGACTCCTAGCTCGATAGTGACAAATGGAAAGCATTCTGTGAACATTGGGGGCTTTGCAGACGATGCCAAAGGGGCGAAGGATTCCAGCAACCAGCGTGATGTGTTTTATGTCGTTGGACTCCCTATATCAACTTGGTCGACCGGTGCCCAGTTTTTCTTCCTTATGGgttcaattttcttctttttcatcatcTATGGTTATTGTCAG GAATTAATCTTCAGCTTTGAGGAGTTCAAGTCGTTTGGCTGGTATCTAACTCTCACTCAGTTTGGTTGCTATACAATATTTGGTCTCCTAGCAACCCAGGTACAGAGCGACAACCAAAGAAG AATTCCCCTGAAGACGTACATCCTGCTCTCGATCCTGACTGTCACCACCATGGGAATGTCTAATGCATCATTAGGCTATCTCAACTACCCAACACAGGTCATCTTCAAATGCTGCAAACTTATACCAGTCATGTTGGGAGGTGTTCTTATACAAg GAAAGCCATATGGTTTAACAGACACCTGTGCAGCCATCTGTATGAGTGTAGGTCTTATCTTCTTTACGTTAGCTGACAGTACCGTCTCACCCAAGTTTGACAGGACGG gCATTATATTGATATCTTTAGCATTGTGTGCTGATGCAATTATAGGCAACGTTCAAGAAAAGGCTATGAAAGCACACAGAGCATCATCATCAGAAGTA gttttatattcttattctatAGGTTTTGTCTTCATCTTTGTAGGCCTTGTAGGTCATGGTAGTTTTTTAGAGGCTTTCTGGTTTTGCTATCAA CATCCAGTGAAGACGTATGTTTACGCTGTTCTCTTCTCATTATCTGGGTATTTGGGTATTATCTTCGTCCTGGCGATGATCAGGCAGTTTGGTGCATTAATCACAGTTACAG TAACCACAACTAGAAAAACTGTCACCATGGTCTTGTCGTTCTTGCTGTTCAGTAAACCATTTACAATGCA aTACTTGTGGTCCGGAATGCTTGTCATCTTCGGTATCTTCTTAAACGTCTACAGCAAGAACAAGGCCACCATCAATCACTGGTTTTCCAACAAAGTCAGGCAGTTGGTAATACGGCTACAGCACCAACCCAAGTCATATCCTAGCGCAATGACAGAGGTCTGA
- the LOC121430913 gene encoding adenosine 3'-phospho 5'-phosphosulfate transporter 2-like isoform X2: MSNPHKPRLVGRVPANRALTTRQTSSSKLNDSFKYREAATYLMELPPSTTPQGTQPPGAPLKGTPSSIVTNGKHSVNIGGFADDAKGAKDSSNQRDVFYVVGLPISTWSTGAQFFFLMGSIFFFFIIYGYCQELIFSFEEFKSFGWYLTLTQFGCYTIFGLLATQVQSDNQRRIPLKTYILLSILTVTTMGMSNASLGYLNYPTQVIFKCCKLIPVMLGGVLIQGKPYGLTDTCAAICMSVGLIFFTLADSTVSPKFDRTGIILISLALCADAIIGNVQEKAMKAHRASSSEVVLYSYSIGFVFIFVGLVGHGSFLEAFWFCYQHPVKTYVYAVLFSLSGYLGIIFVLAMIRQFGALITVTVTTTRKTVTMVLSFLLFSKPFTMQYLWSGMLVIFGIFLNVYSKNKATINHWFSNKVRQLVIRLQHQPKSYPSAMTEV; this comes from the exons ATGTCGAATCCTCACAAGCCCCGGCTGGTTGGACGTGTCCCAGCAAACAGGGCTCTCACAACACGCCAGACGTCATCGTCCAAGCTCAACGACAGCTTCAAGTACCGCGAGGCAGCCACCTATCTCATGGAGCTGCCCCCTTCCACCACCCCACAGGGGACGCAGCCCCCTGGTGCGCCCCTCAAGGGGACTCCTAGCTCGATAGTGACAAATGGAAAGCATTCTGTGAACATTGGGGGCTTTGCAGACGATGCCAAAGGGGCGAAGGATTCCAGCAACCAGCGTGATGTGTTTTATGTCGTTGGACTCCCTATATCAACTTGGTCGACCGGTGCCCAGTTTTTCTTCCTTATGGgttcaattttcttctttttcatcatcTATGGTTATTGTCAG GAATTAATCTTCAGCTTTGAGGAGTTCAAGTCGTTTGGCTGGTATCTAACTCTCACTCAGTTTGGTTGCTATACAATATTTGGTCTCCTAGCAACCCAGGTACAGAGCGACAACCAAAGAAG AATTCCCCTGAAGACGTACATCCTGCTCTCGATCCTGACTGTCACCACCATGGGAATGTCTAATGCATCATTAGGCTATCTCAACTACCCAACACAGGTCATCTTCAAATGCTGCAAACTTATACCAGTCATGTTGGGAGGTGTTCTTATACAAg GAAAGCCATATGGTTTAACAGACACCTGTGCAGCCATCTGTATGAGTGTAGGTCTTATCTTCTTTACGTTAGCTGACAGTACCGTCTCACCCAAGTTTGACAGGACGG gCATTATATTGATATCTTTAGCATTGTGTGCTGATGCAATTATAGGCAACGTTCAAGAAAAGGCTATGAAAGCACACAGAGCATCATCATCAGAAGTA gttttatattcttattctatAGGTTTTGTCTTCATCTTTGTAGGCCTTGTAGGTCATGGTAGTTTTTTAGAGGCTTTCTGGTTTTGCTATCAA CATCCAGTGAAGACGTATGTTTACGCTGTTCTCTTCTCATTATCTGGGTATTTGGGTATTATCTTCGTCCTGGCGATGATCAGGCAGTTTGGTGCATTAATCACAGTTACAG TAACCACAACTAGAAAAACTGTCACCATGGTCTTGTCGTTCTTGCTGTTCAGTAAACCATTTACAATGCA aTACTTGTGGTCCGGAATGCTTGTCATCTTCGGTATCTTCTTAAACGTCTACAGCAAGAACAAGGCCACCATCAATCACTGGTTTTCCAACAAAGTCAGGCAGTTGGTAATACGGCTACAGCACCAACCCAAGTCATATCCTAGCGCAATGACAGAGGTCTGA